One Paenibacillus crassostreae DNA segment encodes these proteins:
- a CDS encoding helix-turn-helix transcriptional regulator has protein sequence MKTRIAELRKQHKLSQEELGLIVGVTRQTITSLETGKYAASLVLAYKIAKHFGLAIEDVFDFSELEEL, from the coding sequence TTGAAGACAAGAATTGCGGAACTGCGTAAGCAGCACAAGCTGTCCCAGGAAGAGCTGGGGCTGATCGTAGGCGTTACCCGGCAAACTATCACCTCCCTTGAAACGGGAAAATATGCGGCTTCCCTTGTTCTTGCCTACAAGATTGCTAAGCATTTTGGACTCGCCATTGAAGATGTTTTTGATTTCAGCGAATTGGAGGAATTGTAA